Proteins found in one Neofelis nebulosa isolate mNeoNeb1 chromosome 3, mNeoNeb1.pri, whole genome shotgun sequence genomic segment:
- the CXCL13 gene encoding C-X-C motif chemokine 13, translated as MRFSLGFLLLMLLVYSITPVHGVLEAFNTNLKCKCVQETSAFIPIQLIEKLQVLPPGNGCPNKEIIVWKKNKSVVCLNPQAKWILKLIKMLQRKSAVSTP; from the exons ATGAGGTTCTCCCTGGGATTTCTGCTTCTCATGCTGTTGGTCTACAGCATCACTCCAGTCCATG GTGTTCTGGAGGCCTTTAACACAAACTTAAAGTGTAAATGCGTCCAAGAGACCTCAGCCTTTATCCCCATCCAACTCATTGAAAAGCTTCAGGTCTTGCCTCCTGGGAATGGGTGCCCAAACAAAGAAATCAT aGTTTGGAAGAAGAACAAGTCAGTTGTATGCTTGAACCCTCAAGCTAAATGGatactaaaattaataaaaatgttacagag aaaaagtgCTGTTTCAACCCCATGA